Genomic window (Primulina eburnea isolate SZY01 chromosome 8, ASM2296580v1, whole genome shotgun sequence):
AACGGAACTACCTGCAAGTTCTTGCATAGTGATATTGGTGATGGTGACGGAATTGAGGTGGAATCTCCAAGAAAGATTAATTCAGAGTTTGATGAGTTGTTGACATTGCAGGCCCTTCAGCAGCAAAGGTTCGGTTTCATGGCTTTTGGAGGTCACCATCCTTTTTCTTATAACAAGTTCATGGCCCTTATGAACGAAAATCAGAGGTAAATTTTCGGTGAATTACCAAGTTCTTTTACCCTTTTTAAGAGTCTCCCTCATTTTGGTAGTGTAGAATCGTGACATTTTTATGTTGAAAGAAATTCTGGGATTTCTTAGTTTTATATTACTTTGTTTGTTTCCTCATGTTGAGCATTTTTCATCTATATTTGCATCTTCAATAATAGAGCAAACACTTTACATGAATTGTGGTGTTTTATGGTCCATTCCCCCCACCATCATCAAACGACTATAAGAGAACTATTGATAATAGTGCACCTCAAAAGACTTACCGTTTTGGAATGCAGAACATTTGCATAATACCAATTTTGGTAATCAAATTTCAGATGTTGAAGGATCTGGAAACCTTTTACTTGAACAAGTTCGATGAGAAATCTTGTTCTATCCATGAGGCTGATATTACATACACTGTCACTGCATTGATGATGGCCTGTGCATTCCATTAATTTAATCATAGCCGAAATTTCAGGAACGATTTTTCGCCTGTGGGATTGTACTGTGATGGGAGTTCAAGCTCCCGGCAAATTTACTTGACGTTTCCATCTGATAGTACATTTAAGGAAGAGGATGTTTCTGGTTATTTTAAGTAAGTTTGTGTCTGCTAAGtgactatttattttaaatttttgttagTACGAGGTTTGATTATCTTTACTTTATCCTCGTTTGAAGTACTTTTGGACCAGTGCAAGATGTTAGGATCCCATGTCAGCAGAAGCGGATGTTCGGATTTGTCGCATTTGTCTACCCGGAAACTGTTAAACTTATACTTGATAAAGGGAACCCACATTTTGTATGTGATTCTCGTGTTCTTGTCAAACCTTACAAGGAGAAAGGAAAAATCTTTGACAAGTAAGGGGGCACGCCATTCattattatttgttttttcAGACATTGTTGCTAAAAATTGCTGTCGATTTGAACCATTTGCAGGAAGCCACACCGTGAACACATTGAGGGAGTGGATTATTCGGTCTGTTTAAGCCCTTCTGGAAATTATAGAGAACAATTGGATATCCCCTTTGGTAATGATTCATGACTGGCCATTGTTTTCTGGCCCAGCAGAGTATTTTGAATCTGAATCTCCTTTGTATTTTCTGGCAGGGTCTAGAATATTATTTGGGGCACAAGAGTTGATGCTTAGGAGAAAATTGGAGCACGAAGCTGAATTACAGCATGCCATTGAACTTCAAGGCAGAAGGTTGATGAATCTTCGACTGATGGACCTGAAAACCCAGCGCCTTAGCCACCCCTTTCTGCCAAGAATCCCGAACAGTTACCCTTATTGCTCTCCAAGGCAGTCTCAGTTGTCAACAAATCGAAATCTCTCCAGTTTTTCTGATAACACCAATCCAGATGTTTCAAAAGGTTAGCTTGGAGACATTTGTGCATTTTGTTAATGCCTTAAAATCTTCTTGCCGTCGATGGTTCTGAAGGTTAAATCTTAAAGGTTGAATCCAATTATGATTGAGTTTCATTGTTTCTACTGACTGAAGGTGTCCAAGAATTATTAGCTAAATCTACAAATGTTGCGGCTAAGGATGAAAAGTTGGTATTTGAGGAAATTGAAACTTCTACGGACAACAAAATTGACATTGACCACAAGCAAGAACATGTATATGGAGATGAATCAGGTCTTCCTGAAAGGTATTCAAATTCTGTTAACGGGAAATTTCAAATATGATTATACATGAATCAGAAAGTAGACATGTCTCAGACATAGGCATTGTGCTAACCGTTGGTATCAAATCTTGATTTGGATTTTCTTGTGTTTCCCATGAAACCAGCTTGGATGACATCCTTCCTGATAAACTATTCTCCTCCCCGACAAAATTATCTGTGGAATGTGAATCTATTTTATCTAATGCTTCTACTGAAGGTGGCAATAACTTACATGTTGCTGATACATTCTCTAACGATATCCCTCTCCTGCCTATCAGTTCTCCACTCAGCATGGGTTCTTTTAAGTCGTGTTACTTTCAAATGCCTAGGTATTATACTCTTTCTTTTCTCGTTCTATGTTGCTCATCGATCCCTAGTTTCACCATTTCAAACAAACTAGGTTTGTAATGTGAATGGACTACCAGGTTTTGTTCGGGGCAAGAAGCCATTGAAATGTAGGTGCTAGAGTTGTTTGTGGCTAGCAAGAAGGGATTAGGTAACTAGGTAATATCACTTCTCTCCTTTCATTAAGTTAATGCTAATTTTGTTACGCCCAATTGGTTGTATGTTAGTTGAGCATGAATAATTAACGTTGGATCGTCATAGCTTGTTTTAGTGAATATAGTTCATCATATACTTCCTTTTGATGCTTGCACTTTTGATGTTGGCTGATGCAGAAAGTTCGATTAGCTAGCATATATGGAAGAAAGTAAAAAGTTCTCTAGCTGTATagccaaacagaagaaaaagatgGATCTGCGAGGAAGATTTCCTCAAGATTATTGTCATCGACAACATACCATACTACTTCAACCATTTGATGGACAAAGTTATTGGAGTGGGGCCTCTCTCTGTCTCTTTATGTTGATTCGTACCCGCTCTTAACTTTGTAGTTGTGTGTTGGACCACATACAGCTATAGCAttgcatatatataaatattatcaaaCAAAGTCAGTAATAGTAACTAATTACTATCAAAGAAGGCAACTTTATCTTATATACATGCTGCCCATGCCTTATTGTTAGTTGAATCAGTTAAGTGTAAGATATTGAGTTGAACCATGGATGTATCAAAATTGTTCAGCAATGCTTTACAGCCTTGTCATCATGAGTCGAAATCATGGCATAAAGCCAAGTCATTACTGAGAAGGAAAAGTAAAAAATGGatgcagatttttttggaaagtATGATATGATTAAAGGCTACTTTATGGGACTCTTTTGTCTGATTTAGTGAGTTATTTTCTTTTCGAGTAAGACATGAAGTTGAGGAGGGCCACTGATTCACATGGGACAGCTGACACAATTTcaatgaaattatgaaaatgGGTTTCAGTCTGCCAATACACACGCTCCTTTCTCTTTCACTGTCATCACATCTAACATCTACTTGCATATACAACTTCTGAATTTTGATGTTTgtcgtttatttatttatttagcaagttgtttttttttatatgggttaacttgtaatttttttattttatcttaaataattaatgaCTAATTATTAATATATGAGAATTAATATTCATCGAAGCCATGAATTTATTCATACTTCTCCTCTTGTGGTTCTACATAGCTTCTGGTTTTTTCCCAGATTCCGGTTATTTAATCTAcctacatataaatatataacttCCAATTATGAATTACTAAAATACTTTTCACAAAATTTGGAGATTACATTTATatctcttttattttttatggttattataaatatatcacTCCTCTCATCTAAACTATATATTAGTCtatatttattttagttttattatattaatttgttTAATACATTGgatttttttagattttattttattttagtgattatctattttttttacttaattATTTAATGTTACGTTGGTtttcttgatttaattaatttaatttatcatAGTTCGTGTTTCGTTATCATTTctttttcttaaatttttttatggttcgattaatttatataatatacctatcattttcacaaaattatgAGATTATAGTACTCTTGAAAGATTAATTTTAATAGTCATTTTTTGTTCTCCTCTtctgaattatatatatatatatatatatatatatatatatatatatatatatatgcagtaATTTTCAATGAATACATTGAACTTATTCCTAATTTTTCCCGTCTTGTGATTCTACATGGctcttcttgtttttttttcagAGTTtggttaattaaaatatatttgacACTTGTCACAAAATTTGAAGATTACATCTCGTTCTCTAAGAATTTATTTGTTGGTTATTTTGAGTTCCCCTCATCCAAACTATATATTAgtgtatatttatttatttttattacattaatttttttaatgcattGGATCTTTTAgggttaaattttattttagtgaTTATATATTTTCCTCCTTTTATGAGTTTTATTAACTTAATTATTTGACTCTACGTTGGTTTCTTTgatttaattagtttaattaATCGATGATAAGTGTTTTGAATCCATTTCTTTTTCTTAACCGGTTTTTGCGGTTCTGTTAATCTATATAATATACTtatcattttcagaaaattatgagaTTGTATTAGTTTCCAATGATTTGTTTTGATAGTTATTTTGAGCTCTCCTCAACATAATAATGAAATAAGGttatctcattttcaacctcaattttatcaaataatttataacattatTTGACCTTAAATAAAAGACAAATATTACAAAAGACTTTAATatgatactttattttatttaatttattatattgtgatatttaattattgtctgagtatatatatatatatatatatatatatatatatatatatatatatatatatatatatatatatatatatcaagctTACACTTTTCTACAAGTGTGATTAAAACATGTCAGTAAATGTCATTTTTTATGGTACTTttccaataaaaaaaataaaaatagacaTTGAGAATATGTAGATTATATATGCAAATTTGCAaatttttctaatattttatttctaatttaatttgattagtttgatttatttcaactttattcaatgagaaattaaatataattgaaattactttatatttttgaattaaatttATGGAATAatctttataattttttaaccaAGATAatctttataataaatatgaattatagtgATAGTTTATTAGCATTTGTTaggtattaaattttttatatatgatatttttaaatgggtattacataatattttatttgtcggtttcttatgagacggtcttaaGAAAAACTATCCGTGAGACGAATTAACTTtgtcatatttacaataataagtaatacttttggcaaaaaaataatatttttaatgaatgacccaaataggatatttgtctcacaaaattgactcgtgagaccgtctgataaaattttttgtgttattttatttatatatgtgttttactcacatatatatttgaatgatattattttaaaattttatttcacgTGAAATTTATTAtccattctgatataaaattaaCCATATGTAAtatgtaattttaaaaaaaaacagagaaaATTAAACAAAATCTACAAGGGGTTAAAAGTtagcaaaatcacaattgatATTTAACTCAATAAGATTAgtgattttattttaacataATTACGATAATTTAGTCAATGAAGGGAATTTCATTTGACAATTGTTTATCTAAGTATATTCCATTTAAATACATTGTGGTTTTGGTTTTGGTAAAATCAACTAttctgttatttttatttttattatttttcttgtgaattatatttgaatcaaaaatatatttgttaATTTTAGAGAACCGTTATTATAATATTGAAAAATGTCATATGAataaatgaatatatatatatatatatatatatatatatatatatatatatatgatttatggtCATGATGTATTTAACTATTGTGTTTTGATTATTTAGATTCATAAATTCTCATAAACAAAATGTTATTCAACGattttaaacattatttaaatattgtGATTATGTTTTTTATTATTAGTCTGCATCACACGTGAACATTCTCTCATCATTTTTCTCTATCAattcttaattatttttgtaatatttaaCATTATTCACTACTTTAAAAGTGTTTTTATATTTCTCAGGGTAATTTTAACTATTATAAACTTATAAATAcatcaaaattaattaaaatgtagTGATACTCAAAatgttgttatatatatatatatatatatatatatatatatatatatatatatatatatatatatatatataatgattaCATATATTCTAAATTAGTTTTTGAATTATGTGAATGTatgcatatttttattatattatgacttaaatctaaaaaaatatttagtaaaTTTTGAAGTATTAATATTTGTACCTAAAGATTAAGAGGTGttccattaatttttttaaaggaaGAAAATACGGTTATATTTTGGACTTTTCCGAtgatgaattattttgaatttttttttaccttcctaataaaatttatatctaTATCCCTTACTCCAATAGaggttttttataaaatattatatggtctttaattttcatgtattttctcctaatttttatataaaataattatatcaataattttaaaattaatatatatacatcATATCTATATTAATCACTCcatttttttccattttttctATCCATTATACTTCAAAATGctggcactacaagaaaaatgattttccgcagcacgtcatcaacaGCGTGAATTAAACGCACGCTACGAATACTACTTTTCACGGCGTGCACCCACATGTGCGCCGTTAATAATGTTgtacttgatactattaacagcgtgcattaaaagcacgctgcagatattactatggacggcgtgcattaaaagcacggtGCGGATAGTAACTTGGTACTAtgaacggcgtgcattaaaagcacgatGCGGATATTATTAtgaacggcgtgcattaaaagcatgttgcggatagtaatatccgcagcttgcatttatgtgtgctgttaatAAACTATATAAACGACAGCGCACAATAAAGGCACGccgttaatattattattaacggcgtgcaaGTTTATGTGTACTGCAAAaagtaaatcattttttttaaaaaaatcgtgttCAGACATTCACGACGTACATTAATCGTACGCCGTCAATAATATTATTCACGGTATGCATATTACAAGCACGCCACGGAAAATGAGTTCGAATTTTAACATAGCGATGGCtttagtaaaaccgtcgctaatgttaAAGTTGCGACGATTTTAAGGTcacattttgcgacggtttcttGGAAACCGTCGCCAATTTAAggccacatttagcgacggtttagactaaccgtcgccgatttaaatcAACGACGGTCAACAACTAACTGTCGCTCATAGACTTACATCGGCGAccgttttattaaaaaattgtcGCTAAAAAATCGTAAATTCTTTATTTATTCCCGATCTCCGTTCCATTtttcttcacaacacttaaaatttttctctattTACAttattttagtttcgatttaaaTACCTGTTTTTGTTTCgatttttggttaattttttaattgttaattaagaTCATGAGTATTATTGTTAtagttgtattgtatttttataaaaatgtattaaattataaagtaattttttttaaatttacgcaaactttagcgacggttttggaactgtcgctaaattataacaccgtcgctaaattttaaGACCGTCGCTACGGTCTgcgtaaaaccgtcgctaatatttttttgttttatgactattaacggcgtacatGTGCACGCTGCAGAAAGTTGTATTAACAGCGTACATATATACGCTGCCAATAGTTTAACTATCAATAGCATACTCTGCACGCCGTTATTAAACTAAACTGCAGCGTAAATCGCACGCCGTCAATAGTGTTAAACTTAAGACGGCTTTCAACTTTACAGCATACGTCGCAGCGTGCATTACCTTTCCGCGGCGCATATTGCACGTTGTGGTTTGtattcaaaaaatatttaattgaaaaaatgTTTcagtaaataaaataaattatttaattttattttttcaaacaatgaatcataaattctaaattataattgaaaattttgaaatctcTCATCATTTTTCTCTATCAattcttaattatttttgtaatatttaaCATTATTCACTACTTTAAAAGTGTTTTTATATTTCTCAGAGTAATTTTAACTATTATAGACTTATAAATACagcaaaattaattaaaatgtagTGATAGTAGCTTAATTGGTTTTGTAATATTTGACATTACTCAAAATGttgttttttatatatatatatatatatatatatatatatatatatatatatatatatatatatattctaaatTAGTTTTTTGAATTATGTGAATGTatgcatatttttattattatgacttaaatctaaaaaaatatttagtaaaTTTTGAAGTATTAATATTTGTACCTAAAGATTAGGAGGTGttccattaatttttttaaaggaaGAAAATACGGTTATATTTTAGACTTTTCCGAtgatgaattattttgaattttttttgcctccctaataaaatttatatctaTATCCCTTACTCCAATAGAGTTttgttataaaatattatatggtcttgaattttcatgtattttctcctaatttttatatcaaataattatatcaataattttaaaattaatatatatacatcATATCTATATTAATcactccatttttttttttccattttttctATCCATTATACTTCAAAATGCTGGTGTTTCTCATTAACAATTAGTTCATACACTTATTTATGTTTCTAATAAAAAATCGATCTAATATAATATGTGAAAAAACCGAGTGAgacttaaaaaaaaataaaaataaactgaGGTTAAACCCGACGTGACCAACTCAAATTAACAAAATAAGAAGACCATATGAAAAAACACGCAAACATCAAAGAgattaattaaaatcaaatccgACAACAAAAAAGAAACATGAAAATAGATGTGATGATATAATTGCTGAATTTAATCGAAGAACGAAGCAggaatcataaaataaaaagatGCTGAAAGATTCGAAAATCATACAAGAAAAGGATTGAAGAAACTAAATTATGGTTGTTTATAACGATAAATTAGTTgtgaaataatatttattattgaaTAGTTTGTGAAAAAAATATGTGTCTACATTCATTTGCAAATTTAGAGTCAATATCCATAGTGTACTTAAGTTCGTTATTCACATGCAACATACATACTTTTCTACTagttaaaataaatatcaaggtGCTTGCCATTTGGTTTTTGAATCTGCTACAGCTACACaaactttatattcaaatttgTGATGTTTGGACAGCAAAATTATCTCATTAATTTCCATGTGATTCCACTTATGATTAAACTATTATAAGATTTAAAATGAAAGATCGGAGCTTGTGACAGTTTTTAAAGGCAAGAATAAACACTATCATGTTTGGGCATGCTTTCTCTTGGTATTATATAATAACATTAGTACAAGCAATATTTTCATAATCAGATCGGTGATTAAATCGGCAACtttaaaaaatagttcaattggTCGGATCGATTGAACTGACGATATCGTtagattatataaaataataatataatataatatattttaaattaaaaatattaatcttgtataataattataataaatatttatccaagtttaaaatctaaacaatacatatataataaatttaattatatctatatttttttaaaataaataaatcaaaacaatgtctaatattactaaaataatatttttaataaatttcaaatccaaattatcatataatatatatatataacaaaaaattaagtttaaatataaaaggattttttaaaaagaaaataaaaaaactaaaattaaataataaataggTACCGATTTGACCGTAAAAACAGTTTATAAGATTGCTTCGGAGCAAACTTATGACTTGTTTATGGTCGAACCAGTCAAACAGACCAGTCCGATCCGATTTTAAAAGCATTGCTCAAAAGCACTATGACTCGTGTGCTTCATTGTCTTTATTCTTGTCTTAAAAATCtcagtaataaataataataacattatggATTCAGATGAGtgtaagttttaaaattaaaattgtgTATAAAGAATAGTTAAAACTTAGGTGCACAACATGTCAACATGAGTAGTTGACACCACAACGGTCTGCTTCATTCGGAGAAAAGAATCATAGATTCCATGAACGTGTACTTGGCGTTATTACTGAATAAATgtccatcttttttttttatatatatatatttaaaaaaacttCCTTATATATAAGCTTATTTAAACTAAAatatatttgatatatattaCGCATTTTAATTTGAACATTAATATGCAagttttcatttatttttttaatgaaaatatataaatattgaaaaaaatatcaacagtattttattttaaaatatagctCGCTAATTGATAATCACCACACTTTTATttcattataaaaatattatttaacgtaattttaaaactttgatGTTCCTGGGAACTAAATTTATGTATttaatcttaattttttttatcattttatctAGTGTTTAATTTGtcttatattaaaattttaaaaaaaattcctaaACTCACACAATTGCACTTAATCTTGAAATTGATGCTAGATGTCAATATTTCACCACACTTTACGTTTTTTAAGCATTGGTTTTATACAATTTAATATTTACTGAGCATAATGTCACATACTTAGCCTTTTTAAGTACACGTGTGGTTTTTGCCCCTCGACTTCACCCTTGCGAGTAATAGTAAAGCAACTTTAAGAATGATCTACCATCGGAACAGCAAGTTGTAGAATTCTGCAATGGGATTGATAACAAGATTTAAGAACTTGATGATAACAAGACTCACAAAATTATGTTAGTAAATTTGAAGTCGAAATAAGAGAAACTATATgttcttaaaataaatttgtctCGCACATAGTGCTTACGGGATATAACAATCGCCTCCCAATATAAAACTTCCAACTTCTTATAGTAGTAATACAGTTCACAAGTTCCATAACTAGAAAATGAAACAAACTCTATTTTGAGAAGAAAGAATAAAAAGTTCAAAATGaaatgttcatttttttttatatcttaaaGATGTTATGTTTTCTCTCattattttaattcattcataTGAATTGCTATTTGAGTCATAAGAACATATGACCAAAAGACAACTTTTGGTGACAAAAATCCACGAACACTTACAGCTCTTGATAAACAGCGCAGCCATATACCCAGATGCCTCCCTTGCGGCCCTGGAAAATTTCAGAGCATAGAGGGGTGCTTAGGCATCTTTAGgctcctccccaagtccctggaAAAAAATCCAGTACACGAGGGAGGCACTTAGGTGCATGCCTGGATTGTTCCAAGCCACGTATGGGGCATTAAGGCGGCTCTTCCAGGCATCTCAGTGTCTCCCCTAGCTCATCGAACAACATGTTTcgagttatatatatatttttgtttaattGTCATTCATTAAGCTTTAAATTTATCAAACATTTAGATATTTCAATTCTAGAGACGACCAATTGTCTTTGATTCATAAAtgaaaaatgtataattaaatgcACAAATAGAATCTAATGCACAAACTTTCGTCAATACTTCTCCAGACTTCTCTTAGTCAGATCCCAACTATAGATTTTATCATTAATAGTATCAATATTTGATATACCGATCGAATATATGTACCACGCGATAGATGACACTAAAGCCATTTGGTTTTATACGAACAAGAATCGTGTTTACTCAAGGCACAAATATCGAGATTTTGTGACAAAAAAATTTCTCCCAAAAATTGAAACAGCCAAAATTTTGATTAACTTTCTAGACAAGCTAAagagaattttcaagaataatTGTTTTCAAGTCCGTTCTTCACTTTGGTCAGTATATGTATTTATACTAGTTAgtattagtattttattttccaaaaaaatcCTTAAATCACACATTTAAGATTTTAGGAAACTTCAAAAAGAATTCATAAAACATTATAATACTACTAATTCAAAATCCAtaaaatttgatttattttatgacgagcaggtttttattttaaacctTTTAATAAGGTAGtaaaaattttatgaaatattttatttaatttatggtCCTATTGAAATAGATATGAAAATTTTACGTCTTCAAATCATAATccattaaaaaatcaaattaatttttatgacGAGCCCAATGGCTcattattatgaatatgaaaCTTACCCTAAATAGAAATTCATCTCGATTTTTCGTGTAATTTAAAATTAACTCATAACCACTACGACGAGTTCGAATACCTGATCATATTAAGTTTCTATTCATTAAATTTAACTTCCTGAATGTAATTATCTTGTTCGGTATATCACAACTAGCATTTTGTGACATTCAATAGTTGAGATATATGCTAGTCGTTGGATCATAACTATGTGTGAGTTTAGAGTTAAATTATTTTCTGGGCTCAATGACCAAACTCATTGACCCACTAAATCATGATTGCTATTAGCAACATCGCATCACGATCCCTTAGACACAATCTAATAGTTCTAGTAAGAATCTTCAATGTCAGTTAACATGTATTAAGATACTTTTAGCTCATATGTTCTGATTGGATCTTTGCCATTAATCCTTCGAGAACCAAATAATTACGTGTATGTTCCAAAGTACCGTATCCCATGTGGCCTCCtgaatcataatatcatcatTATCACTTTAAATTATAGTAGCTGAATCATGTATAATCCTCGActttacaaaacaaaaaaaatacaaattcaacAGAAAATTCACGATCTTTCTAAGTCAACATTTCTATATTCTCAATTTACATCTTATTTGGAGTCCTTATATACGTATCTAGAATTTTCaatagaaaaaataaaatagaaattAAGTATTTTGATACTTAGTGAGAGAATAAATTTAGTTTATGTATAGTTAACAAATCAAATTATAATATAGCGGTGCAATAATttgatatgagatgacatgcaTACAGTAACATATCGTTATAGAAAAACCTTATTAAGGGAAATGCAATGATTGTTCAGATTTTGAAGCCAATATAATGGACTAAATAGGTGGCTCCACTAACATTCGGTATAACAATTTTTCCCACGTACTCAAGTAGGATCCGTATAATCGATAATTTATGAGTTAAAGTGAACTCACATTTTCGGACCAAAATCAGgttgttcagatgaaccatatacTAGATTTTAAACTCGTTGTTCATTGAACTCACATTTTTTGGCCGAATACGTGTTGTCCAGTGGCTAGCAATATGGTACATAGACCATTGTCCATGACTCCAGTTATTCAGTCATTAATAGTTGATATGTAACCATTCAAGAATCGATAAATCCAGAAATTCAATATGAAGTACAgtatgatcaataaaatgataaatgCACAATATGATGCAGTATATTTGAATATATAGGTAGTGATGAATATTACGGTAAATTCCAAGACATATGCCAAAAGAACCATAATTGGAGAAAAACTGGTAATAAACCAAACGATTGAAACCTCACGGTAGAAAAAACATCACCTTTTTATCTTACTATTTCGCCAGTTTGATGAGCTTAAGCCAAGATAATTTCCTATACATATAATTCAAGTAATTTTAGACCGGGTATGATCAGGAATAGATGTTggaatatttgaaattcatttttgTACAAAATTTGTTATGTATAG
Coding sequences:
- the LOC140840290 gene encoding zinc finger CCCH domain-containing protein 53-like isoform X3, with amino-acid sequence MDAYEATKAVMSRIQTLDPENASKIMGYILLQDQGEKEMIRLAFGPEALLTSCIKQAKSFLRLPSNNSSSIPLESLSNPIRPSCTFPQTSPRILIPNNGFQFGNPSSPAGVFPRSSPMPISYAALLNGSNTTLASDSGSKSSSSPSLNFYGNNDYGDELLSGGGGLVNPQVQDQLPFFDESLGDPIMSLSGKSDSLVFPYSEDLNCISSPHSQPFHRMSCSVNEAAFLSNLEDGGGIGGFGWRPCVYFARGFCKNGTTCKFLHSDIGDGDGIEVESPRKINSEFDELLTLQALQQQRFGFMAFGGHHPFSYNKFMALMNENQRNDFSPVGLYCDGSSSSRQIYLTFPSDSTFKEEDVSGYFNTFGPVQDVRIPCQQKRMFGFVAFVYPETVKLILDKGNPHFVCDSRVLVKPYKEKGKIFDKKPHREHIEGVDYSVCLSPSGNYREQLDIPFGSRILFGAQELMLRRKLEHEAELQHAIELQGRRLMNLRLMDLKTQRLSHPFLPRIPNSYPYCSPRQSQLSTNRNLSSFSDNTNPDVSKGVQELLAKSTNVAAKDEKLVFEEIETSTDNKIDIDHKQEHVYGDESGLPESSPLSMGSFKSCYFQMPRFCSGQEAIEM
- the LOC140840290 gene encoding zinc finger CCCH domain-containing protein 53-like isoform X2, which produces MDAYEATKAVMSRIQTLDPENASKIMGYILLQDQGEKEMIRLAFGPEALLTSCIKQAKSFLRLPSNNSSSIPLESLSNPIRPSCTFPQTSPRILIPNNGFQFGNPSSPAGVFPRSSPMPISYAALLNGSNTTLASDSGSKSSSSPSLNFYGNNDYGDELLSGGGGLVNPQVQDQLPFFDESLGDPIMSLSGKSDSLVFPYSEDLNCISSPHSQPFHRMSCSVNEAAFLSNLEDGGGIGGFGWRPCVYFARGFCKNGTTCKFLHSDIGDGDGIEVESPRKINSEFDELLTLQALQQQRNDFSPVGLYCDGSSSSRQIYLTFPSDSTFKEEDVSGYFNTFGPVQDVRIPCQQKRMFGFVAFVYPETVKLILDKGNPHFVCDSRVLVKPYKEKGKIFDKKPHREHIEGVDYSVCLSPSGNYREQLDIPFGSRILFGAQELMLRRKLEHEAELQHAIELQGRRLMNLRLMDLKTQRLSHPFLPRIPNSYPYCSPRQSQLSTNRNLSSFSDNTNPDVSKGVQELLAKSTNVAAKDEKLVFEEIETSTDNKIDIDHKQEHVYGDESGLPESLDDILPDKLFSSPTKLSVECESILSNASTEGGNNLHVADTFSNDIPLLPISSPLSMGSFKSCYFQMPRFCSGQEAIEM
- the LOC140840290 gene encoding zinc finger CCCH domain-containing protein 53-like isoform X1, which translates into the protein MDAYEATKAVMSRIQTLDPENASKIMGYILLQDQGEKEMIRLAFGPEALLTSCIKQAKSFLRLPSNNSSSIPLESLSNPIRPSCTFPQTSPRILIPNNGFQFGNPSSPAGVFPRSSPMPISYAALLNGSNTTLASDSGSKSSSSPSLNFYGNNDYGDELLSGGGGLVNPQVQDQLPFFDESLGDPIMSLSGKSDSLVFPYSEDLNCISSPHSQPFHRMSCSVNEAAFLSNLEDGGGIGGFGWRPCVYFARGFCKNGTTCKFLHSDIGDGDGIEVESPRKINSEFDELLTLQALQQQRFGFMAFGGHHPFSYNKFMALMNENQRNDFSPVGLYCDGSSSSRQIYLTFPSDSTFKEEDVSGYFNTFGPVQDVRIPCQQKRMFGFVAFVYPETVKLILDKGNPHFVCDSRVLVKPYKEKGKIFDKKPHREHIEGVDYSVCLSPSGNYREQLDIPFGSRILFGAQELMLRRKLEHEAELQHAIELQGRRLMNLRLMDLKTQRLSHPFLPRIPNSYPYCSPRQSQLSTNRNLSSFSDNTNPDVSKGVQELLAKSTNVAAKDEKLVFEEIETSTDNKIDIDHKQEHVYGDESGLPESLDDILPDKLFSSPTKLSVECESILSNASTEGGNNLHVADTFSNDIPLLPISSPLSMGSFKSCYFQMPRFCSGQEAIEM